The following proteins come from a genomic window of Vallitalea okinawensis:
- the glgD gene encoding glucose-1-phosphate adenylyltransferase subunit GlgD: MIDALGVITNKPDHLILEELTKYRNINTLPIGGKYKLIDFPLSNMVNTGMKKIGVIGNHRYKSLVEHLGTGQEWSLNRKNKGLSVLHGANYLFFDEFPTINLMDFHANIEFFEQTSRNSIIISSSHVISKVDYDKVLEEHRQQGADITLIYSPEVDVCSTKDDLYLNLDASNSWVAGISEDPSTDHKGVFLDMLIINRQLLLKLIEECDRHNLNWDLMKLLQYNTGRFKISAYPYKGYFCKISSVSQYFKCSMDFLNPVIKKEIFNEEHKIHTNVKDNHPTRYGYTGEVNNSLIASGCLLEGQINSSIIFRKVHVQSDSQIKRSIIMDRCQIGRHVHLENVIIDRNVTIKDHIVLKGREDAPIVIGKGRIIG; the protein is encoded by the coding sequence ATGATTGACGCCTTAGGTGTTATCACAAATAAACCGGATCATTTGATCCTAGAAGAATTAACTAAATACCGCAACATTAATACCCTACCCATTGGTGGTAAATATAAATTGATTGACTTTCCGCTTTCAAATATGGTTAATACAGGAATGAAAAAAATTGGTGTTATTGGCAACCATCGTTATAAATCTTTAGTTGAGCATTTGGGAACAGGTCAGGAATGGTCTTTAAATAGAAAGAATAAAGGGTTATCTGTTTTACATGGTGCTAATTATCTATTCTTCGATGAATTTCCAACCATAAACTTGATGGATTTTCATGCAAATATTGAGTTTTTTGAGCAAACTAGTCGCAATAGTATTATTATCTCAAGTAGTCATGTTATTAGTAAAGTGGATTACGATAAAGTTCTTGAAGAACATCGCCAACAAGGTGCAGATATTACGTTAATTTATAGCCCCGAGGTGGATGTTTGCTCTACCAAAGATGACCTTTACCTTAATCTTGATGCATCTAATAGCTGGGTTGCTGGTATTTCAGAAGACCCATCTACAGATCATAAAGGTGTATTCTTAGATATGCTCATCATCAATCGCCAACTATTGCTCAAACTCATTGAGGAATGTGATCGTCATAATTTAAATTGGGACCTCATGAAACTACTCCAATACAATACTGGACGTTTTAAAATATCAGCTTATCCATATAAGGGGTATTTTTGCAAAATATCATCCGTCAGTCAATACTTTAAATGCAGCATGGATTTCTTAAATCCTGTTATTAAAAAAGAAATCTTCAATGAAGAGCATAAAATTCATACAAATGTAAAAGATAATCATCCAACCCGTTATGGGTATACAGGTGAAGTCAATAATTCTCTTATAGCCAGTGGTTGTTTACTCGAAGGACAGATTAATTCAAGTATCATCTTTAGAAAAGTTCATGTTCAATCCGACAGTCAGATCAAAAGAAGTATCATCATGGATCGATGTCAGATAGGGCGACATGTCCATTTAGAGAATGTCATTATTGATAGAAATGTTACTATTAAAGACCATATTGTTTTAAAAGGTCGCGAAGATGCTCCTATCGTAATAGGTAAAGGTCGTATCATCGGATAA
- the glgA gene encoding glycogen synthase GlgA, whose product MRVLFAASEGAPYIKSGGLGDVIGDLPKALKNLGSDVQVILPKYGNMDEKYMKDMTYITHFKVPVAWRQQYCGLFSYEDENGIIFYFIDNEHYFNRPLIYGYGDEVERYAFFSRAVLECLNYIDFYPDILHCHDWQTALVPVYLKEFYQEYQSIRTVFTIHNLKYQGRCAGHDLEDVLGLPYSFHRNNAFEFHGDVNLLKAALYYSDYITTVSSTYAHEIQHAFYGEELEGVIQEISLQNKLKGILNGIDYHRFSSCKDLQEKAYLKDQLQKELGLNEEKDTPIVAIISRLVEQKGLDLVRHVIHEILDLPIQLVILGLGDYNYENLFREMEYRYPKKCRALITFDTDLANRIYGGSDILLMPSLFEPCGLAQLIAMKYGCIPLVRKTGGLADTVKAFNPETLEGTGLSFDNYNAHDLLFTLEYAVYLYNQKDAWRQLFINATHEDFSWHQSAVQYNQLYHTLLS is encoded by the coding sequence ATGCGTGTATTATTCGCAGCCTCAGAAGGGGCACCTTATATAAAAAGTGGTGGTTTAGGCGATGTAATCGGTGACTTACCTAAAGCTTTAAAAAACCTTGGTTCAGATGTACAGGTAATCTTACCAAAATACGGGAACATGGACGAAAAATATATGAAAGACATGACCTATATAACTCATTTCAAAGTACCAGTTGCATGGCGGCAACAGTATTGCGGCCTCTTCAGTTATGAAGATGAAAATGGCATTATATTTTATTTTATAGATAATGAACATTACTTTAATCGACCACTTATCTATGGCTATGGAGATGAGGTAGAACGTTATGCATTTTTTAGTAGGGCTGTACTAGAATGTTTAAATTATATTGACTTTTATCCTGATATACTTCATTGTCATGATTGGCAAACAGCGTTGGTTCCAGTCTATTTAAAAGAATTTTATCAAGAGTATCAATCTATAAGGACAGTTTTCACTATTCATAATCTAAAGTATCAAGGAAGATGTGCAGGACATGATTTAGAGGATGTACTTGGATTACCCTATAGTTTCCATCGTAATAATGCTTTTGAATTCCATGGGGATGTAAATCTGCTAAAAGCTGCTCTTTATTACAGTGACTATATTACCACAGTTAGTTCCACCTACGCCCATGAAATTCAGCATGCATTTTATGGCGAAGAACTAGAAGGTGTTATTCAAGAAATCTCGCTTCAGAATAAACTTAAAGGTATACTTAACGGTATAGATTATCACCGCTTCTCTTCATGTAAAGATTTGCAGGAAAAAGCCTATTTAAAAGATCAACTTCAGAAAGAACTCGGATTAAATGAAGAAAAAGACACCCCTATTGTGGCTATTATTTCTCGCCTAGTCGAGCAAAAAGGGCTGGATCTTGTCCGCCATGTTATACATGAAATACTGGATCTCCCCATACAATTAGTCATTCTAGGGCTCGGTGATTATAATTATGAAAACTTATTTAGAGAAATGGAATATCGCTATCCCAAAAAATGCCGTGCTCTTATTACCTTTGATACTGACTTAGCCAATAGAATCTATGGGGGTTCAGACATCTTACTTATGCCATCACTTTTTGAACCATGTGGCTTAGCTCAATTAATTGCTATGAAATACGGCTGCATTCCTCTAGTGAGAAAAACAGGTGGTTTAGCGGATACAGTAAAAGCATTTAACCCTGAAACATTAGAGGGTACTGGATTAAGTTTTGATAATTATAATGCTCATGATCTCCTATTTACCTTAGAGTATGCAGTTTATCTATATAACCAAAAGGATGCTTGGCGGCAACTTTTTATCAATGCCACTCATGAAGATTTCTCATGGCATCAATCAGCTGTGCAATATAACCAACTTTATCATACTCTACTATCATAA
- a CDS encoding effector binding domain-containing protein — MEEKYSEVHLVTLPDMNVATYQAKSFCPEDDAIDYMQNWFEKMGIVKDNNTRAFGFNVPVSTEEGTQGIRGYQLMVTVPQNVKASDDVTITTIKSDQYAVMRIKDPFEDPLQTIPLGWQILQNWVRTTEFRPSEGHYSLEEIVTQGDTSYIDLYYPVVNENNRQAGRRNNQQNNGRQNNSQGRQNTARNNQQPARQNAQQVGMQSNQQMNNRNNQQAGMQPQPSQQMNMGNPQGGMQPQPNQQMNMGNPQGGMQPQPNQQMNMGNPQGGMQPQPNQQMNMGNPQGGMQPQPSQQMNMGNPQVGMQPQPTQQMNMGNPQGGILPNFQANLRNFLFGKRANNQPQRNMRNEFQRGMPANPQRSISNNPPGIYHPPQMDLKNNPMGSLPPNTSMNMRNHPMNGMHGYQPGGMQHNYQGGGMPNNRQPNNQSRELPGRRSFWPFNRTNR; from the coding sequence ATGGAAGAAAAATATAGCGAAGTCCATTTAGTAACCCTACCTGATATGAATGTTGCCACCTATCAAGCGAAAAGTTTCTGCCCTGAAGATGATGCGATAGATTACATGCAAAATTGGTTTGAAAAGATGGGAATAGTCAAAGACAATAATACAAGAGCTTTTGGCTTTAACGTACCAGTATCGACTGAAGAGGGCACTCAGGGTATACGAGGCTATCAACTGATGGTGACGGTACCTCAAAATGTGAAAGCATCGGATGATGTTACCATAACAACTATAAAAAGTGATCAATATGCAGTTATGCGCATAAAAGATCCTTTCGAAGATCCTCTTCAAACAATACCATTAGGTTGGCAGATTCTTCAAAATTGGGTTCGTACAACAGAGTTTAGACCAAGTGAAGGTCATTATTCTCTTGAAGAAATAGTTACTCAAGGGGATACATCTTATATTGATCTTTATTATCCTGTAGTTAATGAGAATAATAGACAGGCTGGCAGGAGAAACAATCAACAAAACAATGGCCGGCAAAATAACAGTCAAGGTCGACAGAATACTGCGAGGAATAATCAGCAACCTGCACGGCAAAATGCTCAACAGGTTGGTATGCAATCTAATCAACAAATGAATAATAGGAATAATCAACAGGCTGGTATGCAACCACAACCTAGTCAACAGATGAATATGGGAAATCCCCAAGGAGGTATGCAACCGCAACCTAATCAACAGATGAACATGGGAAATCCCCAAGGAGGTATGCAACCGCAACCTAATCAACAAATGAATATGGGAAATCCCCAAGGAGGTATGCAACCGCAACCTAATCAACAGATGAACATGGGAAATCCCCAAGGAGGTATGCAACCGCAACCTAGTCAACAGATGAATATGGGAAATCCCCAAGTAGGTATGCAACCGCAACCTACACAACAAATGAACATGGGAAATCCTCAAGGAGGTATTCTACCAAATTTTCAAGCAAATTTGAGAAACTTTCTTTTTGGGAAGAGGGCTAATAACCAACCTCAAAGGAATATGAGAAATGAATTCCAAAGAGGGATGCCTGCAAATCCACAAAGGAGCATAAGTAATAATCCTCCAGGAATTTATCATCCTCCTCAGATGGATTTAAAAAATAATCCAATGGGTAGTTTACCACCAAATACTTCAATGAACATGAGGAACCATCCAATGAACGGTATGCATGGGTATCAGCCAGGAGGTATGCAGCATAATTATCAAGGTGGAGGAATGCCTAATAATAGACAGCCTAATAATCAAAGCAGAGAACTACCAGGTAGACGAAGCTTCTGGCCTTTTAATAGAACTAATAGGTAG
- a CDS encoding LCP family protein, with amino-acid sequence MKKFGIIFIVIVAVTSIAFIWSHQESNENPPSKQPIIVEEKVVEEEVVYEQNNDPLYITGAIIGKDASGGLTDVMMVGVFNTETYNIDVFAIPRDTKITVSDELHNRINEGLWAPQTMKLTDLYWRVKGAGLEDPILYTIDAMEQIVGIPIDHYVTVDTDSFDQVIDALGGIDLYVPMDMNYEDPFQNLYIHLKEGYQHLNGAQAEQLVRYRSSYSDLARIEIQQYLIQSCAEALLNINSIKQVEQLLRVVYDIVETDIGILDAISYLKYYEHLDLNRIDFYTIPGITDKIDGIWYFIYTDETTVYEFVHQRLSDDNSFVSDSKDSVITILNGTGKTGLATKYRDILTEKGYHIGGLDNSNGSFHQKTQIIVKEEGMGYDLRSYFTLSEVIVAPEQIPEGSDIVIILGGLEE; translated from the coding sequence ATGAAGAAATTTGGAATTATATTTATAGTTATAGTTGCAGTTACATCGATTGCATTTATTTGGAGTCATCAAGAAAGTAATGAAAACCCACCTTCAAAACAACCCATTATTGTTGAGGAAAAAGTGGTTGAAGAAGAGGTTGTATACGAGCAGAATAACGATCCACTCTATATAACAGGAGCAATCATCGGGAAGGATGCCAGTGGAGGACTTACTGATGTTATGATGGTAGGGGTATTTAATACTGAAACATATAACATTGATGTATTTGCTATACCCAGAGACACGAAAATAACAGTTTCAGATGAATTACATAATAGAATTAATGAGGGACTATGGGCGCCTCAAACCATGAAATTAACAGATTTATACTGGCGTGTTAAGGGAGCAGGATTAGAAGATCCAATCTTGTATACCATAGATGCTATGGAACAGATAGTTGGTATTCCTATCGATCATTATGTCACCGTTGATACTGATTCTTTTGATCAAGTGATTGATGCTCTTGGAGGTATTGATTTATACGTTCCTATGGATATGAATTACGAAGATCCATTTCAAAACTTATACATCCATCTCAAAGAGGGTTATCAACATTTAAATGGTGCCCAAGCTGAGCAGTTGGTTAGGTATCGATCATCTTATAGTGATTTAGCACGTATAGAAATTCAGCAGTATCTGATACAAAGTTGTGCAGAAGCTCTTTTGAATATTAATAGCATAAAGCAGGTAGAGCAATTATTGCGTGTCGTCTATGATATAGTTGAAACAGATATAGGTATACTTGATGCCATCAGTTATTTGAAATATTATGAACATCTGGACTTGAACAGAATAGATTTTTATACGATACCTGGTATAACCGATAAAATAGATGGCATATGGTATTTTATATACACGGATGAAACAACGGTCTATGAATTTGTTCATCAAAGGTTAAGTGATGACAATAGTTTTGTTAGTGACAGCAAAGATAGTGTGATCACCATATTAAATGGTACTGGAAAAACAGGTTTAGCCACGAAGTACCGTGATATTCTAACAGAAAAAGGTTATCATATTGGTGGATTAGATAACTCAAACGGAAGTTTTCATCAAAAGACACAGATTATTGTTAAAGAAGAAGGTATGGGGTATGATTTAAGGAGTTATTTCACTTTATCAGAGGTAATAGTAGCTCCGGAGCAAATACCTGAGGGGTCTGATATTGTTATTATCCTTGGGGGATTAGAAGAGTAA
- a CDS encoding glucose-1-phosphate adenylyltransferase — translation MKGKECVTMLLAGGQGSRLGGLTRDVAKPAVAFGGKYRIIDFALSNCFYSGMDTVGVLTQYKPLLLNSYIGTGSSWALDAVNAGVTILPPYVTRAGGYWYKGTADAVYQNIEYIDFYDPEYVLIISGDQIYRMDYSKLINFHKDKGADVTISVIEVPWEEAHRFGVLITDDQDQIVEFEEKPDNPSSNKASMGIYVFNWSLLKDALLRDHFNENSANDFGKNIMPTLLGEGKNMFAYCYEGYWRDVGTIESYYEANMDLLKDQPPMDLYNEDFKINSNNLNVEPHFITSNGKVVNSLICDGSIIKGHISNSIIGNNVIIEKDAYVKDSIILNDCHISSGAQLHKTIIGENVTISEHKKLGNDENNALEVVFKDI, via the coding sequence ATGAAAGGTAAAGAATGTGTAACAATGCTTTTAGCTGGCGGTCAAGGTAGCCGTCTCGGGGGATTAACTCGAGATGTTGCAAAACCAGCTGTTGCCTTTGGAGGTAAATATAGAATTATTGATTTTGCCCTAAGTAACTGTTTTTATTCAGGTATGGATACTGTAGGTGTCTTAACACAGTATAAGCCCCTATTACTCAATAGCTATATAGGAACAGGTTCATCTTGGGCATTGGATGCTGTGAATGCAGGAGTAACTATCCTCCCCCCTTATGTAACACGTGCAGGTGGTTATTGGTACAAAGGAACTGCTGATGCAGTGTATCAAAATATTGAGTATATAGATTTCTATGACCCAGAATACGTACTGATTATATCAGGGGATCAAATTTATAGAATGGATTATTCAAAACTAATTAATTTTCATAAAGACAAAGGTGCTGATGTAACTATTAGTGTTATTGAAGTTCCATGGGAAGAAGCTCATCGTTTTGGAGTTCTCATAACTGATGACCAAGATCAAATTGTTGAATTTGAAGAAAAGCCTGATAATCCTAGCAGCAACAAAGCTTCAATGGGTATCTATGTATTTAATTGGTCTCTTCTAAAGGATGCTCTTCTAAGAGATCATTTCAATGAAAATAGCGCCAACGACTTTGGTAAGAACATCATGCCAACGCTTTTAGGCGAAGGTAAAAACATGTTTGCATATTGTTATGAGGGTTATTGGCGTGATGTAGGAACTATTGAAAGTTATTACGAAGCTAATATGGACTTATTGAAAGATCAGCCGCCAATGGATTTATATAATGAAGACTTCAAGATAAATTCTAATAATTTAAATGTTGAGCCTCATTTTATTACTAGCAATGGTAAGGTTGTCAATAGTTTAATATGTGATGGTTCCATTATTAAAGGTCATATAAGTAATTCGATTATTGGAAATAACGTTATTATAGAAAAAGACGCTTATGTTAAAGATTCCATTATACTTAATGATTGTCATATAAGTTCTGGAGCCCAATTACATAAAACCATTATTGGCGAAAATGTAACCATTAGTGAACATAAAAAGTTAGGTAATGATGAAAATAATGCCTTAGAAGTTGTTTTTAAAGATATATAA